In Drosophila simulans strain w501 chromosome 3R, Prin_Dsim_3.1, whole genome shotgun sequence, a single window of DNA contains:
- the LOC6726701 gene encoding dynein axonemal heavy chain 1 yields the protein MDPENLEVGQNYDGSQESDESSTSSLSNKGPDGTQFKREAEKAICIMPPRPGTTMMNYQELYIPRNQLTDVYYPIQEAQRWLTLMDKMGKAHRFPLPTILPKVIQTRYVPKRHLPKDVEVDRRRRQYQKINLVNELAKAGLTDDVLQPTEEQYNVMSEFAFPHKFPLSYFDDSNFDINSPAAWFELGVVGDAHYPLPAKAYLPYNQSLLNCQWGMAAVTAHHEDSDLWTLLSLEDGCTYTVPKLQFMFMAEDPHKYIKRLQAAVHERHKGEQLMLMELIVDCVLHEDIESTVFYSFKPIELVLQAAKVSEQCKRRLRSEVNLVFERLMALYELEQFILKMPKEFPQFRNINLKEFLPRSFAVEVSGKERLELQALGITMQEKRYDFLKASLFYCGGGIEAMAGVAIECQYIETLSIFICNFSKPLALVDFLQAQEAHSDNVATFLKVYWPQQLTTVITVVLRALGKGWLDISLNTWTVYLMCKISRFILQVKFRMQESMEVLLETSLMNFSHFVCDPCLQFLELKSNYKWTNNYIDTEFPFQKPVFAMTLGISEDRRVFYSTDPDEFQPGLVEIFKKCLEKSSGVRCIDGSVMSFLKFAPNLYILTVELIEDRFLRENELLKNCYAKAVLPLRAYARLYERFIDFYLLNVNTYMQAYAQAHKPSSEVKRDILENKRLKEELREILPAYITIGPFYINVDTLKQFMIKKRIEVVRRIFEYYVDRMYETNELLLDRCLEMFRRIAERPISIEHLYEIRDFAQTVPDLVDELKADIQVMWLEYDLLDSFFYNLSDHQFAMKWNVYAWPHQIMVRLSTLKDEQKVDIEDFLRLHASECQAFEERLESLNDEVQAYSLAFNTNRAQETSVDIKKTWALIKELEKVSQTLQFRQELFELEPLSVEFLESIIASFTPYKNLWYGCANFLKLEDATLGNPIAQLDLEDVWNNLMRLRDELTESMQIFHEKIEIMDVAKTFIAKIDDFVPVYNSIRDIRNENWMYIHWQELSAITGQEIKYSVAMNYQYLMRKGILDFLPEVHIISEKANNEAEEIRRAIEEEERRKQAELDALLLRKQLRKCRRDIL from the coding sequence atgGATCCGGAGAACTTAGAGGTGGGACAAAATTATGATGGTTCCCAGGAATCCGATGAGAGCAGCACCAGCTCACTTAGCAACAAGGGTCCCGATGGCACTCAATTCAAGCGTGAGGCTGAGAAAGCCATTTGCATCATGCCGCCCCGACCGGGAACTACTATGATGAACTACCAGGAGCTATATATTCCGCGGAATCAGCTTACGGATGTATATTACCCCATTCAGGAGGCCCAACGATGGCTCACTCTGATGGACAAGATGGGCAAGGCACACCGTTTTCCGTTGCCCACGATCCTGCCGAAGGTGATCCAGACCCGCTACGTGCCAAAGCGGCATCTTCCAAAGGACGTCGAAGTGGATCGGAGGCGTCGTCAGTACCAGAAGATTAACTTGGTGAACGAGCTGGCCAAGGCGGGCCTCACTGACGACGTGCTGCAGCCCACCGAGGAGCAGTACAATGTGATGTCCGAGTTCGCCTTCCCACACAAGTTTCCCCTGAGCTACTTCGACGACAGCAACTTTGACATCAACTCTCCGGCGGCCTGGTTTGAGCTGGGAGTGGTCGGAGATGCGCACTACCCGCTGCCGGCGAAGGCGTACCTGCCCTACAACCAAAGCCTGCTGAACTGCCAGTGGGGCATGGCAGCTGTTACCGCGCACCACGAGGACTCCGACCTCTGGACGCTTCTGTCGCTGGAGGACGGATGCACCTACACGGTACCCAAGCTTCAGTTCATGTTCATGGCAGAGGACCCACACAAGTACATCAAGCGACTGCAGGCTGCTGTTCACGAGCGGCACAAGGGGGAGCAGCTTATGTTGATGGAGCTGATCGTGGATTGCGTCCTGCACGAGGACATTGAGTCCACCGTGTTTTATAGCTTTAAGCCCATCGAATTGGTCCTGCAGGCGGCTAAGGTGTCCGAGCAGTGCAAGAGACGACTACGCTCCGAGGTGAACTTGGTGTTCGAGCGCCTGATGGCCCTATACGAGCTGGAGCAGTTTATCCTTAAGATGCCCAAGGAATTTCCCCAGTTTCGGAACATCAACCTCAAGGAATTTCTGCCCCGGTCTTTCGCGGTGGAAGTCTCCGGGAAGGAGCGTCTGGAACTGCAGGCCCTTGGCATAACCATGCAGGAGAAGCGGTACGACTTCCTGAAGGCCAGTCTGTTTTATTGCGGCGGCGGCATCGAGGCCATGGCCGGAGTGGCCATCGAGTGCCAGTACATCGAAACACTTTCGATCTTCATCTGCAACTTTAGCAAGCCCCTGGCACTGGTGGACTTCCTGCAGGCGCAGGAGGCGCATAGCGACAACGTGGCCACGTTCCTTAAGGTCTATTGGCCGCAACAGCTGACAACGGTCATCACCGTGGTCCTCCGAGCCCTGGGCAAGGGCTGGCTGGACATCTCCCTCAACACCTGGACGGTCTATCTCATGTGCAAGATCTCGCGGTTTATACTGCAGGTCAAGTTCCGTATGCAAGAGTCAATGGAGGTGCTGCTCGAGACGTCGCTGATGAACTTCTCGCACTTCGTTTGCGACCCCTGCCTGCAATTCCTTGAGCTGAAGTCCAACTACAAGTGGACCAATAACTACATCGACACCGAGTTCCCCTTTCAGAAACCTGTGTTCGCCATGACCCTTGGCATCAGCGAGGATCGCAGGGTGTTTTACTCCACTGACCCGGATGAGTTCCAGCCGGGGCTGGTCGAGATCTTTAAGAAGTGCCTGGAGAAATCGTCTGGAGTAAGATGCATCGATGGGTCCGTCATGAGTTTTTTGAAGTTCGCCCCTAACCTGTATATCCTGACGGTGGAGCTCATCGAGGACAGGTTCCTGCGGGAGAACGAGCTTCTGAAGAACTGCTACGCCAAGGCGGTGCTGCCCCTCAGGGCGTACGCCCGACTCTACGAGAGATTCATCGACTTCTACCTTCTCAATGTGAACACCTATATGCAGGCATATGCGCAGGCCCACAAGCCGTCCTCGGAGGTAAAGCGGGACATTCTGGAGAACAAGCGATTGAAGGAGGAACTGCGCGAGATCCTGCCTGCCTATATTACCATTGGACCGTTTTACATAAACGTGGATACACTGAAGCAGTTCATGATAAAGAAGCGCATCGAAGTCGTGAGACGCATATTCGAGTACTACGTTGACCGGATGTATGAGACGAATGAGCTATTGCTGGACCGTTGCCTGGAGATGTTCCGCAGAATCGCGGAGCGTCCGATTAGCATTGAACACCTGTACGAGATTCGCGACTTTGCGCAGACTGTTCCGGACTTAGTGGATGAGCTAAAGGCTGACATTCAGGTCATGTGGCTGGAGTACGACCTGCTGGACAGCTTCTTTTACAACCTGAGTGACCACCAGTTCGCCATGAAGTGGAACGTGTATGCCTGGCCGCACCAGATAATGGTGCGGTTATCCACCTTGAAAGACGAGCAGAAGGTGGACATCGAGGACTTTCTCCGCCTGCACGCCAGCGAGTGCCAAGCGTTCGAGGAGCGACTGGAGTCCCTCAACGACGAGGTGCAGGCCTACTCACTGGCGTTTAATACGAACCGCGCCCAGGAGACGTCCGTGGACATTAAGAAGACGTGGGCTCTGATAAAGGAGCTCGAGAAGGTCAGCCAAACTCTGCAATTCCGGCAGGAGCTATTCGAGCTGGAGCCACTCTCTGTTGAGTTCCTGGAGAGCATAATCGCGAGCTTCACTCCCTACAAGAACCTGTGGTACGGCTGCGCCAACTTCCTGAAGCTCGAGGACGCTACCCTGGGCAACCCGATAGCGCAGCTGGACTTGGAGGATGTGTGGAATAACCTGATGAGGCTGCGCGACGAACTCACCGAgtcaatgcaaatatttcatgAAAAAATCGAGATTATGGATGTGGCCAAAACGTTCATTGCAAAGATCGACGATTTCGTTCCGGTTTACAACAGCATTAGGGATATCCGAAATGAGAACTGGATGTACATTCACTGGCAGGAACTAAGCGCGATAACTGGCCAGGAGATTAAGTACTCAGTGGCGATGAACTACCAGTACCTCATGCGTAAGGGCATCTTGGACTTCCTGCCCGAAGTCCACATCATCTCAGAGAAGGCCAACAACGAGGCGGAGGAAATTCGGCGCGCCATCGAGGAGGAAGAGAGGCGAAAGCAGGCCGAATTGGATGCTCTGCTGCTGCGCAAACAGCTCCGCAAGTGTCGCCGGGATATACTGTAG
- the LOC6726702 gene encoding pre-mRNA 3'-end-processing factor FIP1, whose translation MADDTNEDSWLYGTSNPDSTTGELGNGGDSLTAEHESAAAEAQALAELVAGEKPGASAGTNSAEDWPCCPKEEVPEYSEFDDPAQEMEEDEDALPNTDSRSRRERDRERDRGRCADRVDARSSPDPEDDEMSDGPAARRERNGSGSDDDEDDDSDDDINVVIGDIKQAPSTYNIKQRPNLLAGGTGAAGDKAKPAGQAGKFSIEDFEGAGTINGVAVHEFSIDSLEEKPWRKPGADITDYFNYGFNEETWRAYCERQKRFRVAESGVGLASLTQNVNQNAPIGILTDGGMGMGPPGMHSIQSMVGMGGESGMQMPPPGMPPPMMQHQSRSGMGLMQRPPRPISTTGGDRGGDRERAVKENAIQVMTAECREYSRGGLGPMAPNFPLPGASEEPFFHEPEPFDYGYEPTQESQWNNDNAGWVPSGIKELTPGHAHMQQPPPGMPPPGMNVPPPQMGGPPPNLRGIMPPNMRMPPNMNMGPPPGMMMGGNAPPQMRMGMAPPQRLAMGDRGAYDDDRERRRREKEKLLKKDQLRKDFLDMLRERHDIERHTRWYDIKKKFEADPRYRALDSSYREEYFEDYLHLLKEEKRKERDLKERERHRDKERSRDKDKDKDKDKEKDKDKDKDKDKDKDKEKEKEKDKESSRRERSRSREKSSRRKSKSREKDRSERSSKSSSSNTGGSSSRSEKKKSHRKDKEEDD comes from the exons ATGGCAGATGACACAAATGAGGACAGCTGGCTGTATGGCACCTCGAATCCTGACTCGACGACCGGCGAGTTGGGCAACGGCGGGGATTCTCTCACGGCGGAGCACGAGTCGGCGGCGGCTGAGGCTCAGGCATTGGCCGAATTGGTGGCCGGCGAAAAGCCGGGCGCTTCGGCCGGAACTAATTCCGCTGAAGACTGGCCGTGCTGTCCAAAGGAAGAGGTGCCCGAGTACTCGGAGTTCGACGATCCCGCGCAGGAAatggaggaggacgaggatgcaTTGCCCAACACggacagcaggagcagaagggAGCGCGACCGAGAACGGGATCGTGGTCGGTGCGCGGACAGGGTCGACGCCCGATCATCGCCAGACCCAGAGGACGACGAGATGAGCGATGGTCCTGCCGCGAGGAGAGAAAGGAACGGCTCAGGgtccgatgatgatgaagacgaCGACTCGGACGACGATATCAACGTGGTTATTGGAGACATTAAACAGGCCCCTAGCACCTACAACATCAAGCAGCGACCCAACCTGCTGGCTGGAGGCACTGGTGCTGCCGGAGACAAAGCCAAGCCGGCTGGTCAGGCGGGGAAGTTTAGCATCGAGGACTTTGAAGGTGCCGGTACCATCAACGGAGTGGCCGTGCACGAGTTCAGTATCGATTCGCTGGAGGAGAAGCCGTGGCGGAAGCCGGGAGCGGATATTACCGACTACTTCAACTACGGCTTTAACGAAGAGACGTGGCGCGCCTATTGCGAGCGCCAGAAACGCTTTCGGGTGGCGGAGAGCGGTGTCGGACTGGCCAGCCTCACTCAGAATGTGAATCAGAATGCCCCCATTGGAATCCTCACAGATGgcggcatgggcatgggcccTCCAGGAATGCACAGTATCCAGTCGATGGTGGGAATGGGCGGTGAAAGCGGCATGCAAATGCCCCCGCCGGGAATGCCGCCGCCTATGATGCAACACCAGTCGCGATCGGGGATGGGATTGATGCAGCGCCCGCCAAGACCCATCTCAACCACAGGCGGCGATAGGGGAGGTGACAGGGAGAGAGCCGTTAAGGAGAACGCCATTCAGGTGATGACCGCCGAGTGCCGGGAGTATTCTCGGGGTGGATTGGGACCCATGGCGCCAAACTTTCCGCTACCCGGCGCCTCTGAGGAACCCTTCTTTCACGAGCCAGAACCCTTTGACTACGGCTATGAGCCCACCCAGGAGTCGCAGTGGAATAATGACAATGCCGGATGGGTACCCAGCGGGATTAAAGAGCTAACTCCAGGTCATGCTCATATGCAACAGCCTCCACCTGGCATGCCGCCTCCTGGGATGAATGTGCCTCCGCCGCAGATGGGCGGTCCACCACCCAATTTGCGCGGCATTATGCCACCCAATATGCGCATGCCGCCAAATATGA ACATGGGACCGCCACCAGGAATGATGATGGGAGGAAATGCCCCGCCACAGATGCGAATGGGTATGGCACCGCCACAGAGATTGGCGATGGGCG ATCGTGGCGCCTACGACGACGATCGTGAGCGCAGGAGGCGCGAGAAGGAAAAACTGTTAAAGAAGGATCAG CTAAGAAAGGACTTCCTTGACATGCTGCGGGAGCGACATGACATCGAGAGGCACACCAGGTGGTACGATATTAAGAAAAAGTTTGAGGCGGATCCAAGGTACCGAGCCCTGGACTCGTCCTATCGTGAGGAGTACTTCGAAGACTATTTGCACCTGCTGAAGGAAGAAAAGCGCAAGGAACGTGACCTAAAGGAACGTGAACGACATCGCGACAAAGAGCGGTCTCGTGACAAGGACAAggataaagataaagataagGAGAAGGACAAAGATAAGGATAAGGATAAGGACAAGGACAAAgacaaggagaaggaaaaggaaaaggataAAGAGAGCTCGCGTCGGGAACGCTCTCGATCTCGTGAAAAGTCCAGCCGTCGCAAGTCCAAGTCCAGGGAGAAAGATCGAAGCGAACGAAGCAGCAAgagtagcagcagcaatacCGGAGGATCCTCCAGTCgtagcgaaaagaaaaaatcgcATCGCAAGGACAAAGAAGAGGACGACTAG